The stretch of DNA CTTTCAGAGCAGAGAAGTCCAGCTGGGAGTCCTCTGGGATTTCTGGGTACAGACCTGCAGATAAACAGTCAGAAAaactaaatgtaaaaacaatctgatccacagattttcttttacttgctcAACACCGTAGAAACATTGATTGGACCCAGCAGACCTGTCATTAAGCCATATATACACATATCCCCTCAGCAAAAACATTTGGCTCATGAATGAAAGCTTTCATTCTTTTGGACCCAAGCACATCAAGGATGCTGCACTTAGCTGGTTTCATTCTAATGTTTTAGAAAGATAAAACTATTTTAAGAACCAAGTCACCACAGGGGTTTACTCTTCATCTAAAACTCACATTACCTCTGGTGTACCACAAGTATCAGTTTTAGGCcctattttaatttctgtttacATGATTGCACTTCAGATCATCCAGTGCATCTCTATTCAAGCTATGCAGGCaacttttttaacctttattcaaccaggaagtgaaactcttgaTACTGACAACATCCTTACGAGCGTGTCCTGGGCCAAGACAGGTAAACCAGCCCCTGGAGTAAACTCAAGCAACCAAGGGGAAACCAAGCTCCCCACAGAAGGGCCCTGACcctcttactgtgaggcaacagtgctagccACAGAGCTATCGTCCTGCCATGGTGTCACCCTGGAAATCATCATTATTGCTCACTCTGTTCCAACCCGCATCTTTTAATGTGGAGCCCACTGCCAGAACAGAAGAATTCTGGAACAATTTGATCCAGCTCAAAGCTCTGAACAACACATCAGAACTTGCCCGGTCCTGCTTTCTCCAAATAAGAATCTCCAGAATGAAACCAGTGGTCTCAGAGTTCAAAAGGTAATGCATATGAATTGTTATATTTCCTTCTCCTTTTTGGGATGAATGAAGTCTATTACACCTCAAACTAGTTCAGAATGCTTTGGGTAGGTctcttactgttttgtttttttttccagatttggCAAATAACATTGCTCAAATCCTGGATTCTCTCTGATTTGAAGATGTTATTGACAGTGCTTAAAGCATGTGTTTGTCTGACTTGATCATTTTTGCTATTACTATTTTTATTCTGCTCTGTTATTGCTTCTTCCAAATGTTAATGTTCAAAAAATAGGTACCACATGATAACATCTTGAGTTTTGCAGGACCTCGGATGTCACCCTAAAGCAGCTACTCCTGTATTTTTGTAATTGCGACAGAAATAAAATGCTCCACATACCACATTATTCACCCAGTGAGCAATATTGACAATTCCGCTGAACTCTTAAGGTATTAAAATATAGCCTGTTCTGCTTTTTAAtgagtctctctttctcttcaaaCTCAGTGAGGTTAAAGGTCTGATTTATAGGAACATTCATCTAAAGAAAAGCATAGCTCTCACCCTTCTCCACTCCTCTCTCGTAGCTGTCAAACAGAGTGTGCAGTCGGGCGCAGTTATACATCACAAACACTCCTCCTCTGGGCCCCTTGGTTGACACACCCCCTTCCCTCTTGACGTCCAGCGTCACCTAAACAGACGGTTGTCAATCAGTCTGACTTAACACATGAGATCATAGCCGCctgaaaggagacagagctgtAATGATGACTTACAGGACTAGTGTGGACAGTTGACAGCAGCTCAAATCTGACCGTAGCAGAGGTCATAACCTTGATGATGTCCTCCCATGTATGACCTTCAAGAGGAGGAAGCATTTATCTTCAGTTAATTCACTTCATCTACAGTCAGCTGATGTTTCCTTTGGGTCACTCTTTATATAAGCAGAGAATTCATGTaaatgcgtgcacacacacacacacacacacacacacacacacacacacacacacacacacacacaccttctacTTGATCTCCATACTTCATTTCTGAGGCCTCCTTCATCTGACCTCTTCTCAGCCTGGAGGAcagaaggaagaagagaaggCTCATTAATATAGAAAGCTGAGCTAAAAATATACCACAGTTACATGAAGAAATGCATCATCAACACCCAACAGTGTTCTGTTAATTACATCTGCAATGCTACAGTGCAGGGAAGACGATGGTAAGAGTTTTattcatgaaaacaaacacacatctgaTGGGGGAGCTGGGCAGGgagtgtggaggaggaagagagatgTGGAAGACTAATGgagacagcaggaagaaaaggcGGGGGCATAATGACATGAGCATGTTGTGAAAAGACAAGAGAGGACAAgggataaaaaggaaaaaaagaggcagaagcacagacagagaaaggGTCGTGTCTTACTGCAAGTACTGTGCGGCAGTCAGGTGTGAACCAGGAGTCTTCACAGGCCCACAAACAAGATGCCTCTGCAGACACAGAAAGCAGACCAGGTAAAAATAGTAACACTACAACACTGTATActctgagagtgtgtgtgtgaatgtgtgtgtgtttgtgtgtgtgtgtgtctacctgtgtgtgtttggctccACTGGCTCTCCACAGCATTGCTATCTGCTGCTGGCGGAACTCATCTTGACAGGAAGTCACATGTAATGCTGTTACCATGGCTGCCTAtgaaagaggaaacaatgaaaaagaaaaagaaaaaaaaaaaaatcagtgctttgtctgttttattttattttaaaaacaaagacatgcagtgtgtgtttgtctcactGTGCATTCAGCTGTGGAAAGATCCAGTTGTGCCAAGTGGGAAACACTGTCTCTGTTAACTAAAACAGGACAGCAATCTCTTAGTTGTTAATATACAGCACAAAACCTTTGTTCTCTCACTCATCTTTAATCTCACCTAAAGCTGCGTCACTACAATTTTACTCTGAGAACTAAGCTTACTGGCTTTCTTCCAGTAAGTAGGTACCACACAGGAGAAAGTTGGCTTATCATAATCATAAAACAGTGTTCTAAACGCACTAATTAAACAGGAATGTTATATTTATAGGGGCTGCACGTTATTCTTGGCCAGGTCAGTGGCTTCCTGGAGTTTCTTGGCAACCAGGCTGGAAACGCAAGACTTGAGGAGGTCACTGGCCCAGCAAGAAGCATTTCTGGCACAAAACCTCTGATAAAAATGCAGAATGATTTATTTGCATGAACTGTAATTTGTTTCAGCAAAGAGAAATGgctcggtttttttttttttgtttgtttttttcagaattaTTTTACCAGCTTTATTCTTTTGGAACAAGCAGGGAGATGAGAAATAGATAAATCTAGAACACTGAcacataaaaagcaaaaactgacCAAATGTGTTTACCTTGGATTTGGATAAACCTGTCATTTTCCATGATCGGACATGAACGAGGGTCTCAGGTAATCAAGGAAACAATGGGAAAACACTcagactcacctgtgcaggtgccaaggctGGGGTCGTATCCCAGCAGCCCCTCCTCTTGGAAAACCCGTTTCAGGTTGACCCTGAGCGCTCCTTCACTCTCGTCCTCCTCTGCTTTCCTCCCTCCCCCTCCGCTGGTTCTCCTGCCTCTCTCCATTTCCCTTTCTCTGTACTGAGAGTTCTCTAGCAACTCTTGGATCTTCTCCTCCCGCTCTTCATTTGTCCAATTAGTCGGGGCTGTCGGCCAATCAATTCCCAGAGCTCGGAGGAAATTGACAATGTCGCTGTCCTCAGGTAGTGCGGGGCAGAAGGACACAGCAAATCTGAGACAGGGAAAGGGATTTAAATTTCATTGATGATTAAATGATTAGTCTATAAATTATCAAGAAGCCAAAAATCTTTCAAATTCTGaggtaaaacagagaaaaggcaGCTAATTGTCACATTTGGGAAGCAGAAAACAATTAATTAAGGCAATTTTCCAGTGTTTTGGTGACAGAGTTATACATCAATTTTGGATGAGAGTAAATCAAAACATAGGATGATTTAAAGCAGTAGGC from Archocentrus centrarchus isolate MPI-CPG fArcCen1 chromosome 7, fArcCen1, whole genome shotgun sequence encodes:
- the dalrd3 gene encoding DALR anticodon-binding domain-containing protein 3, translating into MMENIEALSPLRITPTVRALSSALRGKREDVHGSSRGNGDRVFPEPEKLWFKESSAKNLRNRDFLSPTTMLNTLYADGQVPPAVMSRVLSLRGSGVLPVAGGEVMGEGLRVRVDRAAAFRAVLAGGAAEYLKPLSQRHGCVVLNCPALHPKPNTPSPDTMSLGQLRTVLLADHMGALLRRQGFAVSFCPALPEDSDIVNFLRALGIDWPTAPTNWTNEEREEKIQELLENSQYREREMERGRRTSGGGGRKAEEDESEGALRVNLKRVFQEEGLLGYDPSLGTCTVNRDSVSHLAQLDLSTAECTAAMVTALHVTSCQDEFRQQQIAMLWRASGAKHTQRHLVCGPVKTPGSHLTAAQYLQLRRGQMKEASEMKYGDQVEGHTWEDIIKVMTSATVRFELLSTVHTSPVTLDVKREGGVSTKGPRGGVFVMYNCARLHTLFDSYERGVEKGLYPEIPEDSQLDFSALKEEGEWLLLFNYLIPFSELLEQLGQALDSEGGGARVNIKTEQICKFLVSLSKDFSSYYNRVHVLGEPLPHLFNQMFCRLYLLRALRELYHSALDTLNLPPIRQL